One genomic segment of Arthrobacter sp. Marseille-P9274 includes these proteins:
- a CDS encoding FtsQ-type POTRA domain-containing protein: MAVRKPRKPATPKGAPGSNGAGAAPRSAQPAPGPGSQRSAEPGKRTSDGRRIPEPAKRSSGPSGPGQAPSGVEPGNVRVNSGKVTVMSIKGSTATSATKALPEPPQGSRGKTGGGWRALVRGKAARQPEKDAGGRSGGSGRPAADDGPAPARTRPPAKATRQRKAVTPSSVDDAARTVVAFPESPKRKLRRRLLIGGGTAVALFAVLLAVLVFSPVLAVQTVSVSGTDLTPTAQVESALEPLKGKPLPQVSDKEVKALLTGFPAVEDVAVEAKPPSELGVKVIEHPPVALLETGKKFALINADGKRLATVGKRSDAELPLIDDSTAADDREIFRTLTTVLGALPQDVLAELEHASAKTVDSVQLQLTNGKKVIWGNADQLDLKAKVFEVLLKAEEPEGGITVYDVSTPTRPVTK; encoded by the coding sequence ATGGCCGTCCGGAAGCCGCGCAAGCCCGCCACTCCTAAGGGTGCTCCGGGTTCCAACGGCGCCGGCGCCGCGCCGCGGTCGGCCCAGCCGGCTCCGGGGCCCGGCAGCCAGCGGTCCGCCGAGCCCGGGAAGCGCACCAGCGACGGGCGCCGGATTCCGGAACCCGCGAAGCGCTCCTCCGGCCCGAGCGGGCCCGGACAGGCGCCCTCCGGAGTGGAGCCCGGCAACGTCCGGGTCAACTCGGGCAAAGTTACGGTCATGAGTATCAAGGGCAGCACGGCGACGAGCGCCACAAAGGCGCTGCCCGAGCCTCCTCAAGGCAGCCGCGGGAAGACCGGCGGCGGCTGGCGCGCCCTCGTTCGGGGGAAAGCGGCCCGGCAACCGGAGAAGGATGCCGGCGGACGCAGCGGCGGCTCCGGAAGACCGGCGGCCGACGACGGTCCCGCGCCCGCGCGCACCCGACCGCCCGCCAAGGCCACCAGGCAGCGTAAGGCCGTGACGCCGTCGTCCGTTGACGACGCGGCACGGACGGTCGTCGCGTTCCCCGAGTCTCCAAAGCGCAAGCTGCGCCGACGGCTCCTCATCGGCGGCGGCACCGCGGTAGCCCTCTTTGCCGTGCTGCTCGCCGTGCTGGTCTTTTCGCCGGTGCTGGCGGTCCAGACGGTGAGCGTCAGCGGGACGGACCTGACCCCCACAGCACAGGTCGAGTCCGCCCTGGAGCCGTTGAAGGGCAAGCCGCTGCCACAGGTCAGCGACAAGGAGGTCAAGGCCCTGCTGACCGGCTTTCCCGCCGTGGAGGATGTCGCCGTCGAGGCGAAGCCGCCGTCGGAACTCGGTGTCAAGGTGATCGAGCACCCGCCGGTGGCGCTGCTGGAGACCGGCAAGAAGTTTGCCCTGATCAACGCGGACGGCAAGCGGCTGGCGACGGTGGGGAAGCGGTCGGATGCCGAACTGCCGCTGATCGACGACAGCACAGCGGCCGACGACCGGGAGATCTTCCGGACGTTGACGACGGTCCTGGGTGCCCTGCCGCAGGATGTGCTGGCGGAGTTGGAGCACGCCTCCGCCAAAACCGTGGATTCCGTCCAGCTGCAGCTGACCAACGGCAAGAAGGTCATCTGGGGCAACGCGGACCAGCTGGACTTGAAGGCGAAGGTCTTCGAAGTGCTGCTGAAGGCGGAGGAGCCGGAGGGCGGTATTACGGTGTACGACGTCTCGACACCCACCCGGCCGGTCACGAAATGA
- the murG gene encoding undecaprenyldiphospho-muramoylpentapeptide beta-N-acetylglucosaminyltransferase: protein MNSPNLSVVLAGGGTAGHISPLLAIARAIRTDDPNARVLAVGTAAGMETRLVPAAGFELATIERVPLPRRPSLDLLKLPFKFAAAVRQARGIIEQAGADVVVGVGGYVSTPMYIAARRAKVPMVIHEANARPGLANRVGARLTPHVAVAFQSTRLPHAAWVGMPMRTEISSLDRAARRPAARERLGLAADKPTLIVTGGSSGAASINRTIGGALQALADAGIQTLHITGRGKQQLDAAGAPLSAPGYRQVEYVDGMEDVYAAADLLLARAGAATVCEVAAVGLPAVLVPLPHGNGEQALNAADLAGAGGAVLVRDQDFTAEWVEANVPALLKDPARLEAMAAAGRGLGIRDADQRMAKMVFGAAGEGNR, encoded by the coding sequence ATGAACTCCCCGAACCTTTCCGTGGTTCTCGCCGGCGGCGGTACAGCCGGGCATATCAGCCCCCTGCTCGCTATCGCCCGGGCCATCCGGACCGATGACCCCAATGCGAGAGTGCTCGCGGTCGGCACCGCGGCCGGCATGGAAACCCGCCTGGTCCCCGCGGCAGGTTTCGAGCTGGCGACCATTGAGCGGGTCCCGCTGCCGCGGCGTCCCTCGCTGGATCTGCTGAAGCTTCCGTTCAAGTTCGCCGCCGCCGTCAGGCAGGCCCGCGGAATTATCGAACAGGCCGGTGCGGACGTCGTGGTCGGTGTCGGCGGCTACGTCAGCACACCCATGTACATCGCCGCGCGCCGGGCCAAGGTGCCCATGGTGATCCACGAGGCGAATGCGCGGCCCGGGCTGGCCAACCGCGTGGGCGCCCGGCTGACCCCGCATGTCGCGGTGGCGTTCCAGAGCACCCGGCTGCCTCACGCCGCCTGGGTGGGCATGCCCATGCGCACGGAGATCTCCTCGCTGGACCGGGCCGCCCGGCGGCCGGCGGCGCGCGAACGCCTGGGACTGGCGGCGGACAAGCCCACGCTGATCGTCACCGGCGGCTCCTCCGGGGCCGCCAGCATCAACCGCACGATCGGCGGGGCGCTCCAGGCGCTGGCGGACGCCGGGATCCAGACCCTGCACATCACGGGGCGGGGCAAGCAGCAGCTGGACGCGGCGGGGGCTCCCCTGAGCGCACCCGGCTACCGGCAGGTCGAGTATGTCGACGGCATGGAAGACGTCTACGCCGCGGCGGACCTGCTCCTGGCCCGGGCCGGTGCCGCTACCGTCTGCGAGGTGGCCGCCGTCGGACTGCCCGCAGTGCTCGTTCCGCTGCCGCACGGCAACGGCGAGCAGGCCCTTAACGCGGCGGACCTGGCCGGGGCCGGAGGAGCCGTCCTCGTCCGGGACCAGGACTTCACCGCGGAATGGGTCGAGGCCAACGTGCCGGCCCTGCTCAAGGACCCCGCCAGGCTGGAGGCCATGGCTGCGGCCGGACGCGGCCTGGGCATCAGGGATGCCGACCAGCGGATGGCAAAGATGGTCTTCGGAGCCGCAGGGGAGGGGAACCGATGA
- the murC gene encoding UDP-N-acetylmuramate--L-alanine ligase encodes MKAADFHTTTRLAFEDLGRVHFIGIGGAGMSAIARILLARGVAVSGSDSKDSRTLRQLQDLGATVHLGHDAGNVAGADTVVVSTAIRPDNPELQAAVAGGLNIIHRSVALASSMGSQELIAVAGTHGKTTTTAMVTVMLQSAGREPSFAIGGDVAALGVNAARGSGGIFVAEADESDGSFLNYLPKTIIVTNVEADHLDHYGSAESVYASFDSFAALLPRDGVLIICVDDPGARALAERFRARSTGQRIVGYGYAEDADVRIRDSRFDAASSTSTVDFRGGTQELRLQVPGEHNIRNAAAAFAAGLDVGLDPAAAAAGLAGFTGAARRFEARGEAGGVRVFDDYAHHPTEVAAALQAARRVAQGHQVHVLFQPHLFSRTREFAADFARALSLADSVAVLDIYPAREDPIPGVTSELITERLDTSGGYEPDPAHAVLAVAGRAQPGDIVMTIGAGDVTQYGPRLVEDLAHRTVDGRH; translated from the coding sequence ATGAAAGCCGCAGACTTCCACACCACCACGAGGCTGGCCTTCGAAGACCTGGGCCGGGTCCATTTCATCGGCATCGGCGGCGCCGGTATGTCCGCCATCGCCCGGATCCTGCTGGCTCGCGGCGTGGCCGTCTCCGGTTCGGACAGCAAGGACTCGCGCACGCTCCGGCAACTGCAGGATCTCGGCGCTACGGTCCACCTTGGCCACGACGCGGGGAACGTCGCCGGCGCGGACACCGTGGTGGTCTCCACCGCCATCCGGCCGGACAACCCCGAGCTCCAGGCGGCCGTCGCGGGCGGGTTGAACATCATCCACCGCTCCGTCGCGCTGGCGTCCTCCATGGGATCGCAGGAACTGATCGCCGTCGCCGGAACGCACGGCAAGACAACGACGACGGCGATGGTCACCGTGATGCTGCAAAGCGCCGGGCGCGAGCCGTCCTTCGCCATCGGCGGCGACGTCGCCGCGCTGGGCGTCAACGCGGCCCGCGGCAGCGGCGGCATCTTCGTGGCCGAAGCGGACGAGTCGGACGGCTCCTTCCTGAACTACCTGCCGAAGACCATCATCGTGACGAACGTGGAAGCAGATCATCTCGACCACTACGGCTCGGCCGAATCCGTCTACGCCTCGTTCGACAGCTTCGCCGCGCTCCTGCCGCGGGATGGCGTGCTGATCATCTGCGTTGATGATCCCGGGGCCCGCGCCTTGGCCGAGCGCTTCCGGGCCCGCAGCACGGGACAGCGGATCGTCGGCTACGGCTACGCCGAGGACGCGGACGTGCGCATTCGGGACAGCCGCTTCGATGCTGCCTCGAGCACGAGCACCGTCGACTTCCGCGGCGGTACCCAGGAACTGAGGCTGCAGGTTCCGGGCGAGCACAACATCCGCAACGCCGCTGCCGCCTTCGCGGCCGGACTGGACGTCGGGCTGGACCCCGCGGCGGCTGCGGCTGGGCTGGCCGGCTTTACCGGGGCGGCCCGCAGGTTCGAGGCGCGCGGAGAAGCCGGCGGGGTCCGGGTCTTCGACGACTACGCCCACCACCCCACCGAGGTCGCGGCGGCGCTTCAGGCAGCCCGCCGGGTGGCCCAGGGCCATCAGGTCCATGTGCTGTTCCAGCCCCACCTGTTCTCCCGGACCCGCGAGTTCGCCGCTGACTTCGCCAGGGCGCTGTCGCTTGCGGACAGCGTGGCCGTGCTGGACATCTACCCGGCCCGCGAGGATCCCATCCCCGGCGTCACCAGCGAGCTGATCACCGAGCGGCTGGACACATCGGGCGGCTACGAGCCCGATCCGGCCCACGCCGTGCTGGCCGTGGCCGGGCGCGCGCAGCCCGGCGACATCGTGATGACCATCGGGGCGGGGGACGTCACCCAATACGGCCCGCGGCTTGTGGAGGACCTGGCCCACCGGACAGTGGACGGCCGCCACTGA